The Urbifossiella limnaea genome has a window encoding:
- a CDS encoding aminotransferase class III-fold pyridoxal phosphate-dependent enzyme has product MPPIEHPAEPASNAARAAAAAVEPRSLRTFTPSQAVLARSAGVYHWTPEGRRLFDFSSGVLVANLGHNPVRWTQRFFDYMGWPAAGKGAGAFDAGPDYFPAVAMTAYNAVTPIEAEASRRLIAALRAEPGGGRMEQVMWAASGSEAIQKALWATHARDRTRPMILATRYGFHGKKGLANAVTGSEADAERDPRVKFITFPTAECRDVAQRGEPFDTAPYEKELAALLHQFGRRIGTLITEPYLGGGGSYHPPKEYLQFLQRWCRANDVLFILDEVQANFGRTGSMFAYSTYGLEPDLVVLGKGLGNGVPVAAAVGRADVFGALDYGEGSDTWSANPLNCAAVLATLDEFEARDVIAAMKEPSALIERGLVALKAHPFVAHVRGEAGGMVWGVEFADHGGKSAAEWANGFVLAAYLGDGRGGDGVHLLGPLAKKVVRISPPLTITPAEAAAAMALLARAASRLGGG; this is encoded by the coding sequence ATGCCGCCGATCGAACACCCCGCCGAACCCGCGTCCAACGCCGCCCGCGCCGCCGCCGCCGCCGTTGAGCCGCGGTCGCTCCGCACGTTCACCCCGTCGCAGGCCGTGCTCGCCAGGAGCGCCGGCGTCTACCACTGGACCCCAGAAGGCCGCCGCCTGTTCGACTTCTCCTCCGGCGTGCTCGTCGCCAACCTCGGCCACAACCCCGTGCGCTGGACGCAGCGATTCTTCGACTACATGGGCTGGCCCGCCGCGGGGAAGGGGGCCGGCGCCTTCGACGCCGGGCCGGATTACTTCCCGGCCGTGGCCATGACTGCGTACAACGCGGTGACGCCGATCGAGGCCGAGGCCAGCCGCCGCCTCATTGCGGCGCTGCGGGCCGAGCCGGGCGGCGGGCGGATGGAACAAGTGATGTGGGCGGCGTCCGGCTCGGAGGCCATTCAGAAGGCGCTGTGGGCGACCCACGCCCGCGACCGCACCCGGCCCATGATCCTGGCCACGCGCTACGGCTTCCACGGCAAGAAGGGGCTGGCCAACGCCGTGACCGGCAGCGAGGCCGACGCCGAGCGCGACCCGCGCGTGAAGTTCATCACCTTTCCGACGGCCGAGTGCCGCGACGTGGCGCAGCGCGGCGAGCCGTTCGACACGGCCCCCTACGAGAAGGAGTTGGCCGCCCTCCTCCACCAGTTCGGCCGGCGGATCGGCACGCTGATCACCGAGCCGTACCTCGGCGGCGGCGGCTCGTACCACCCGCCGAAGGAGTACCTGCAGTTCCTCCAGCGCTGGTGCCGGGCCAACGACGTGCTGTTCATCCTCGACGAGGTGCAGGCGAACTTCGGCCGCACCGGCAGCATGTTCGCGTACAGCACTTACGGCCTGGAGCCCGACCTGGTGGTGCTCGGGAAGGGGCTAGGCAACGGCGTGCCGGTCGCGGCCGCGGTCGGCCGGGCGGACGTGTTCGGGGCGCTCGACTACGGCGAAGGGTCTGACACGTGGAGCGCCAACCCGCTGAACTGCGCCGCCGTGCTGGCGACGCTAGACGAGTTTGAGGCGCGGGACGTGATCGCCGCGATGAAGGAGCCGTCCGCGCTGATCGAGCGCGGGCTGGTGGCGCTAAAGGCTCACCCGTTCGTGGCGCACGTCCGCGGCGAGGCCGGCGGGATGGTGTGGGGCGTCGAGTTCGCGGACCACGGCGGCAAGTCGGCGGCGGAGTGGGCGAACGGCTTCGTTCTGGCCGCGTACCTGGGCGACGGCCGCGGCGGCGACGGCGTCCACCTCCTCGGCCCGCTGGCGAAGAAGGTGGTGCGGATCTCGCCGCCGCTGACCATCACCCCCGCCGAGGCGGCCGCCGCGATGGCGCTGCTGGCCCGCGCCGCGTCGCGGCTCGGAGGCGGGTAA